GCCTGCGTCATAGCCGCTTGCAAGCCTATCAGGCCAAGTATTCCAATTGAAAATATCAATATTGCGACCAATGCTTCCAGGATCGCAACTCCCTGCGTTTTGTGCTTGTTCATCGCCTTTCACTCCTCACAACGGGCATGCCCGAGGATCGCCCGCTGCAACGCCGTGTTCGCACATTCGTACCAGGCCGCCTGACTCCACCACCACCCTCAGTCGGCGTCCTTGCCCATTCGTGGCTTCTACATCGATTGTGTAACGTGTCGCTACGGCAGGAGCCTGGCCCAAGCCGTTAAAAATGACCCTGTTAATCGAATTGCCGGCGTCATCAACGGCAGCCACTTTCAATGCAGTGGAATTCTCTTCGGCCTTCGATCGCTGAACCAATTGCGGTGCGGCAGTCAGCGATGGCGCAGCTCCGCAAGCAGCCGTGGGATCGGAAATGCTCACGACCCAGGCGGCCGACTGCGAAGACAACACGCAAGCGTTACCCGGAATTCGAGATCCTGTGTCCTCTACCATCCAAAAAC
Above is a window of Inhella inkyongensis DNA encoding:
- a CDS encoding GspH/FimT family pseudopilin; protein product: MLKQEFIRGMTLIEAVVVMALLVLTLALVAPSVADWIRDLRVRSGAESIKNGLSIARAEALRRNTAVGFWMVEDTGSRIPGNACVLSSQSAAWVVSISDPTAACGAAPSLTAAPQLVQRSKAEENSTALKVAAVDDAGNSINRVIFNGLGQAPAVATRYTIDVEATNGQGRRLRVVVESGGLVRMCEHGVAAGDPRACPL